The sequence below is a genomic window from Wyeomyia smithii strain HCP4-BCI-WySm-NY-G18 chromosome 1, ASM2978416v1, whole genome shotgun sequence.
TATAGCGTACGACGaaagaacacgtttttttcaaaagtgtaaATCGCCTAAGAAACTTagcgaaaaaatcacaggaaggttgtatgcaaagccacaaccgcaaggttgaagtagaatacttttataagaaagataacccggctgcttgcgtgtcagtcattttttctagtaaataaacgttgaccgttcatttgcagtattgtaatttctttttgtttgatattttgaatgaagttcattgaatatttttaaattttgtgcaaatgggaagttgaagtgctgccgaattgtaatatgtacatttaatacgacatcattaaacgggaacggaacaaaggctacggttatgcagaacgcgaatgacggcgcgatgcgattcgccttaccgtgtgaaatgtacagctcttttttaggcgaagtagagctatacatttcaacacatttcttcTTGCCGAAtagcatcgcgccgttatttgcgttttgcataaccgtagccaaacactaagcgacgcaaacacgtaataatagtcagagtatgcatgtagatgaagataattatagttaatttggattatagcgcaaaacgagaaaatattaatttgtgttcttcaaatttcagttgttcaattttataTCCGATGAAaagtctgtttattatctgatgaagcttttatataggccaaatgatgcatttccaatttactaggtccataactctgtcgaccgtgcttgggaaagcgcggtataacgaccaatcagaggtcaaattttgtgttttgacaaggcttaagaattttcaatagtacaatagttcgaataaaaaaattgcaatttcatgcatttggtaagaatcttagaagattttctaatcgattgctgcaaaaacgaaggaaatccatcgaaaactaaccgatttattagcatttgaaattggacatatttctcacttttttcagttttagattttcatttcacatccctatgtagccgaacttcctgagagaagtattctacttcaaaatattttatttattaaaaacaagCAATATGCAAATATGAACAATGAACACGTGATACGTAGTCAAAAATACGTTAAGCACCatgcaaaattagtgtcatcacaaaaaaaaaattatttcacgcTCAAAAACGGCACTGACCCATCTTGCCCCGTGACCCATCTTACCTTACTGTTTTTTCCGGTTACGGTGATGCTGGAgaatagttttctgggcattggtGCATTCTGGGAAACGGTTTTCTGGTAACTAGTACTATCAGGGGTTTAGAGTTCTGGTAACTAGTATATTCTGGGATTTGGCATTCTGGAGAATGGTTCATTCTGGGGAAAATCCTTCGAcactttattttctggggaatggtTTTCTAGGAAAAGTCGGACAACCTTCCAAAATTCCCGTAAAAAAACGCaggcaaaaagagcaaggcaagTAAGTACTGCACTTGGTACATAGTTGGCGCTGATGTGAAAATCAGCGTTTCGtttcatttcatttaaaaacttcgcaattcgcgactacgaaggtgctgatatttgtttggtttttgcatgagaaaaaaggagggaaatatttttgcttttgtcatcacacgCATATGAGAGTTGTCTTTACACTCCATAAAAATGTCTCCACACATAAGAAATCTGTAAACACGGTCCCCATTGAAAGTTAGcaaaaatataatgaaaacaTCAACTCGAGTGCGGTTATTCAATCGACTGTTTGgctgttcgcgctgcgtcatgtatttcgacatcagcgccatcaaaatataaaagtgtcatttactcgaacaaccaattctgcaaatgtaaaatattaaataacATGTAACATTATGGAACCACGGTGGATTCGAAATGAAAATGGAGCCAACAATAGaataataatcatttttaccgCCACCTATGTGTCGAATTGCGCTTTTATTTGCCAATCGTTCCATCACGGGCAATTTTAATCTATAAACAGTATAAACCAGCTACAAAGAACGGTGAAATGAAATTTGTTGAGGTTGGTGGATCATAACAACAGCCACGGGAAAACTGTGTTTCGGTTCCGGAGTCAAGAAAGAAAAAgataatttatatatataaatacatTACAGCTGTAATGGCTGAAGAAGCAATATTCGAGTACCTTCACTCCGAAATAGTAAACTATATTCTGTTCAAAGAGGGCAATAAGGTATTTTTCAACGATTgacgttttcccaaaaaaataccatctCTTTCACTACAGGAAAATGACTTATCAGCGTTAGAGTATATCGGTTATTCGACCGGCTACCGGATTATCGAACGGCTGACTCGTGAATGGCCCCGTTTTAAGGACGAACTGGACACGATGAAGTTCATCTGCACGGACTTTTGGAGTTCAATCTACCGGAAGCAGATCGACAATCTGCGGACCAACCACCAGGGCGTATACGTCCTACAGGATAATGCGTTTCGCTTTTTGACCCGACTGTCAGCGAGCTCGCAGTATCTGGAGCACGCCCCAAAGGTAAGTTCCGATGGTTGCGTACCGGCTATGTGAAATGAATTAATGTTAATTTGGTTCTTTTTACTTTTGGTGTTAGTTTGTGGCGTTTACATGCGGTCTAGTTAGAGGTAGCTTAGCCAATCTCGGTATTACGAGTACGGTCACAGCTGAGGTCCAAACTATGCCCTCTTGCAAGTTTCATATACAGGTCAATAGAGGATAGTTTGTTTTTGATTACCCTATAATAAAACCATCATTAAAATGTCAGTGATTGTTTGACGTTTGTGAATGGAAAAAGAACAACTGTCACATCATAAGTTTGTAAACATTGTATCAGGGAAAcgtgcgtttttttttgttttgtgaacTGATTATGTCCGCTCAATGGAAAAAGTATGTTTTGTGGTTTGCTCAGGAGCACGTCGACTTTCGGCAAGCCGtaagtgtttgtttttttttatcgatgAGCAAAAcgattaaataaataatttaatccAGGAAATCGCTTCGCTTCTTCGATTATGGAATTTACCAATGAGAACCGCTCAAGATCACAAACCTGAAAATCCATTTTGGATTGTAGAACTTCAAAACGATGAGTCTGCCAAAAAGCTGGCTTCTCGGTCGATGTCACTGCGGTGTATTTTTGAGCTGTGGTCCCACTCGAAATCGTTCAGTGCCTTCCACGAACAGTTAAGTGGATTCATTCAAACCAACAGATCGGCATTAGACTCGTTGTTCAGTAAGGATCGCAGCTTTAAGGTGACTGTCGAAACGTACAATAAACATTTCAGCCAAGCGGAGAAAGTGGCTAAAATGGAGACGATGCATTATTTGCCAGCTGAAGGTCCTGTTAAATTGAACGCACCGGATGTTCACTATTGGTATCTGGAATTCTGGGGTTTGGACCCGATGGACGTTCCCGAGCAACCGTTGGATATTATGTTCGGTAAATGGGTGGCTGATGGGAGTCGGGATACCATCAACGAGTTATCGCTGAAGAAGCGTAAATTTATCGGGAATACATCGATGGATCCACAGTTGTCGCTGCTGATGGCCAATCAGGCTCTGGCAAAGCGAGGTGATGTAGTTTTTGATCCATTTGTTGGATCTGgttcgctgctggtggctgcaGCTAAGTTTGGTGCCTACGTTATGGGTTCAGATATCGATTACATGACGGTACACGGTAAGTCCAAGCCAACCAGGGCGAATCAAAAGGTGCGCGCGTGCGATGAAAGTATCTACGCCAACCTGACACAGTACGGTTGCGAGGGACAGTACCTAGATGTTCTAATTTCGGACTTCAGCAGGAGTATTTGGAATGATTGCATTCAGTTCGATAGCATAGTAACGGATCGTAAGTGGATAGAATGATTATGGCATGTTGTTGGGCTGATGATAATGATGGTTTAATTTTAGCCCCGTATGGAATTCGAGAAGCTACGGAACGGGTCGAATTTAAAACGCAACGACGGGCCACTTGTTTAAATGAAGGAGTTGTGCACTATCCGTCCACATCGCCTTACCAGTTTGATCAACTGTACCGTGATCTACTTAACTTTTCCGCTCAGCATCTTAAAATGGGAGGACGTTTAGTTTGCTGGTTTCCACTTCTTAGGTAAAAAGGAGCAGTTTTAGTTTAAGTACAAGCTTACCAATGACCAATGCATTCTTTGGACTGTTTTTAGAAAAGATTTTTCGCCGGAAATGGTGCCGCAGCATAAATGTTTACAGTTGATAGCTAACTCAGAGCAGCCGCTGACGGTTTACAGTGCGCGTCGTTTGTTGACCTACGAGAAAGTATCGGATCGATCGGAAGATATGCTTGCGTACGAGCTGTCACAGGTAATGGTGGATAGTTTCCGGCAGCGTTTGATGAGCACGGTGTTACAAAACAGTGGCACACGAAAGGAACGTCGGTTAGCATTACGAAAGGTGGGTGTCGAAGAAGCCATCAAACGAGGAAAGAAGCTTGCCGCAGACGGAAAGTGGAAATATGAATTACAACAGAATGACAACACTTCGGATAAGTGAAAACGAGTGTCctatttcattaaaagaaattccgatgtttttattttctagtTTAAGTGGGATTGTTGCGCTCTTAAAGGAAAGGAATTGTGTGATAATATTTGAAcgggtctactacgaaaggctgaaactcaaaaggctgaaacatgaaaggctgaaattcgaaaggctgaatcacgaaaggctgaaaactacataaggctgaaaacacgaaaggctgaaaacacgaaaggctgaatcacgaaaagctgaaaaatcataaggctgaaattcacaaagttcatttctaaaagaacactcgcggcctacggccgactcgattgtccgagatgtatgctgtccttactcgctatcgctcgttcggactaaactaggggatcacccctacgagtcagtagacctaggaaaacgaacgaacctatacagaggtgatttctgcgggggggctgcccccccgcagtggccggcgcttccgacggcgggtcgccggcgcacactcgcggccttcggccgtctcgccctgaattatctaggaaacg
It includes:
- the LOC129732736 gene encoding trafficking protein particle complex subunit 6b — protein: MAEEAIFEYLHSEIVNYILFKEGNKENDLSALEYIGYSTGYRIIERLTREWPRFKDELDTMKFICTDFWSSIYRKQIDNLRTNHQGVYVLQDNAFRFLTRLSASSQYLEHAPKFVAFTCGLVRGSLANLGITSTVTAEVQTMPSCKFHIQVNRG
- the LOC129732732 gene encoding tRNA (guanine(10)-N2)-methyltransferase homolog — protein: MSAQWKKYVLWFAQEHVDFRQAEIASLLRLWNLPMRTAQDHKPENPFWIVELQNDESAKKLASRSMSLRCIFELWSHSKSFSAFHEQLSGFIQTNRSALDSLFSKDRSFKVTVETYNKHFSQAEKVAKMETMHYLPAEGPVKLNAPDVHYWYLEFWGLDPMDVPEQPLDIMFGKWVADGSRDTINELSLKKRKFIGNTSMDPQLSLLMANQALAKRGDVVFDPFVGSGSLLVAAAKFGAYVMGSDIDYMTVHGKSKPTRANQKVRACDESIYANLTQYGCEGQYLDVLISDFSRSIWNDCIQFDSIVTDPPYGIREATERVEFKTQRRATCLNEGVVHYPSTSPYQFDQLYRDLLNFSAQHLKMGGRLVCWFPLLRKDFSPEMVPQHKCLQLIANSEQPLTVYSARRLLTYEKVSDRSEDMLAYELSQVMVDSFRQRLMSTVLQNSGTRKERRLALRKVGVEEAIKRGKKLAADGKWKYELQQNDNTSDK